Proteins encoded in a region of the Enterococcus gilvus ATCC BAA-350 genome:
- a CDS encoding ABC transporter ATP-binding protein: MANTIISFKEVIKRYDDDEPVLKKIDFDIEEGRFYTLLGPSGCGKTTILRIIAGFTDVSEGDILFEGKRMNDIPANKRQVNTVFQDYALFPHMNVFDNVAFGLKIKKMSKKEIEKKVLEALQLVQLPGYENREITEMSGGQRQRVAIARAIVNEPKILLLDEPLSALDLKLRTDMQYELRALQKRLGITFIFVTHDQEEALAMSDEIFVMNKGKIVQSGTPVDIYDEPINHFVADFVGESNIVAGEMVEDNLVKFVGKEFECVDGGMRPNEPVEVVLRPEDLTLTTPEKGKLVVTVDTQLFRGVHYEMNCIDADGNEWMVHSTKKAKKGSQVGLSFEPEDIHVMRFNESEEDFEARLDSYED, from the coding sequence ATGGCAAACACAATTATTTCATTTAAAGAGGTCATTAAACGATACGACGATGATGAGCCTGTATTGAAAAAAATCGACTTTGATATCGAGGAAGGGCGTTTTTATACTTTATTGGGTCCATCAGGGTGTGGAAAAACAACGATTTTGAGAATTATCGCCGGTTTCACTGACGTAAGTGAAGGCGATATTCTTTTTGAAGGAAAACGAATGAATGACATCCCAGCGAACAAACGTCAGGTAAACACTGTCTTTCAAGATTACGCGCTATTTCCCCACATGAATGTGTTTGACAATGTCGCATTTGGATTAAAAATCAAGAAAATGTCGAAAAAAGAAATCGAGAAGAAAGTGCTTGAGGCGCTGCAATTGGTTCAATTGCCTGGCTATGAAAATCGGGAAATCACCGAGATGTCTGGCGGTCAGCGCCAACGGGTCGCAATTGCTCGGGCAATCGTCAATGAACCGAAGATTTTGTTATTAGATGAACCTTTATCTGCATTGGATTTGAAATTGCGCACAGACATGCAATATGAATTGCGTGCGCTGCAAAAACGTTTAGGGATTACCTTTATCTTTGTGACTCACGACCAAGAGGAAGCGTTGGCGATGAGTGACGAGATCTTTGTCATGAACAAAGGGAAGATCGTACAAAGCGGCACACCAGTTGATATTTATGACGAGCCGATCAATCATTTTGTTGCGGACTTTGTCGGAGAGAGCAATATCGTTGCCGGCGAGATGGTAGAAGACAATTTAGTGAAATTCGTCGGGAAAGAGTTCGAGTGTGTCGATGGCGGGATGCGGCCAAATGAACCGGTGGAAGTAGTCTTGCGCCCAGAGGATCTGACCCTGACGACGCCAGAAAAAGGAAAATTGGTTGTTACCGTGGATACACAATTGTTCCGCGGCGTTCACTATGAGATGAACTGCATCGATGCAGACGGCAATGAGTGGATGGTCCATTCGACTAAGAAAGCGAAAAAGGGTAGTCAAGTTGGTCTGTCCTTTGAACCAGAGGATATTCACGTCATGCGCTTCAATGAAAGTGAAGAAGACTTTGAAGCACGCTTAGACAGTTATGAGGATTAG
- a CDS encoding ABC transporter permease, which translates to MKNIRRFYSIPYFFWLVFFVIAPVILIVYQSFFDMNGNFTLSNYHTYLTSKTYLMMTVNSVMFAFLITAMTLLISYPTAYFLAKLKHRQLLLLLVVLPTWINLLLKAYAFIGIFSANGSVNDFLSFIGIGQKQLLFTDFSFMFVAAYIELPFMIMPIFNALEEINPSLISASRDLGANNVDTFRRVIFPLSLNGVKSGVQAVFIPSLSLFMLTRLIGGNRVITLGTAIEEHFLVTQNWGMGSTIGVILIVAMFIVMMLTGEKRKGGRVK; encoded by the coding sequence ATGAAAAATATACGTCGTTTTTACTCGATCCCTTATTTCTTCTGGCTAGTGTTCTTTGTGATCGCCCCTGTGATTTTGATCGTTTATCAATCGTTTTTTGATATGAACGGCAATTTTACGTTGAGTAACTATCACACGTATCTGACCTCAAAAACGTATTTGATGATGACGGTCAATTCGGTGATGTTCGCCTTTTTGATCACTGCGATGACGCTTTTGATCAGCTATCCAACGGCTTACTTTTTGGCAAAGCTGAAGCACCGTCAGTTGTTGTTACTGTTGGTGGTGTTACCTACTTGGATCAATTTATTGTTAAAAGCGTACGCCTTCATTGGGATTTTCAGTGCCAATGGGTCGGTCAATGACTTTCTAAGTTTTATTGGCATTGGACAAAAACAGCTGCTGTTCACGGATTTTAGTTTCATGTTTGTAGCGGCCTATATCGAGTTGCCGTTTATGATCATGCCGATTTTTAATGCGCTGGAAGAAATCAATCCTTCTCTGATCAGTGCCAGCAGAGACTTGGGCGCGAACAATGTTGACACGTTTCGCCGCGTGATTTTCCCGCTTTCGTTGAATGGCGTGAAAAGCGGTGTGCAGGCTGTCTTCATTCCGTCGCTTTCATTGTTCATGTTGACACGACTGATCGGCGGAAATCGAGTCATCACATTGGGTACGGCAATCGAAGAACATTTCCTTGTGACGCAAAATTGGGGGATGGGCTCGACGATCGGTGTCATTTTGATCGTCGCGATGTTTATCGTGATGATGCTGACAGGTGAAAAACGGAAGGGGGGTCGAGTGAAATGA
- a CDS encoding ABC transporter permease — translation MRRRTFSWANVYLIFVFVLLYIPIFYLIFYSFNQGGNMSTFTGFTWEHYENLFSDRRLIGIVVQTFVLAFLSALLATVIGTFGAMGIYYTRKRNSRNVLLGLNNILMVSPDVIIGASFLILFTMLGSVLKNFQLGFFSVLLSHVAFSIPIVVLMVLPKLKEMNDSMIDAARDLGANNRQVLSNIILPFLTPGIIAGYFMAFTYSLDDFAVTFFVTGNGFTTLSVEIYSRARQGISLEINALSTLVFIFSLLLVVGYYFISRDTSKKARKRKREFEEVAVLK, via the coding sequence ATGAGAAGAAGAACGTTCTCTTGGGCCAATGTCTATTTGATCTTTGTATTTGTTCTATTATATATCCCGATTTTTTACTTGATCTTTTATTCGTTTAATCAAGGTGGGAACATGAGTACCTTTACGGGGTTCACGTGGGAGCATTACGAGAATCTCTTTTCGGACCGTCGGCTGATCGGTATCGTTGTACAAACATTCGTGTTAGCCTTTCTGTCCGCCTTACTTGCGACAGTTATCGGGACGTTCGGAGCAATGGGGATTTATTATACACGCAAACGAAATTCACGGAATGTGCTGCTAGGCCTCAACAATATTTTGATGGTGTCGCCGGATGTCATCATAGGGGCCAGTTTCTTGATTTTATTTACAATGCTGGGGAGTGTATTAAAGAACTTTCAACTGGGATTTTTCAGTGTGCTGCTCTCCCATGTGGCCTTTAGTATTCCCATCGTTGTTCTGATGGTTTTACCTAAATTAAAGGAAATGAATGATTCTATGATCGATGCGGCGCGTGACTTAGGGGCAAATAATAGGCAGGTCTTGTCCAACATTATTTTGCCCTTCCTGACGCCTGGAATCATCGCAGGCTATTTCATGGCGTTCACGTATTCGCTGGATGATTTTGCAGTGACCTTCTTTGTAACGGGGAACGGGTTCACTACCTTGTCTGTAGAGATCTATTCGCGGGCACGACAAGGGATCAGTTTGGAAATCAATGCCTTGTCTACGCTTGTGTTCATTTTCTCTCTCTTGTTAGTCGTGGGCTACTACTTTATTAGTCGCGATACTTCGAAGAAAGCACGGAAACGCAAGCGTGAATTCGAGGAGGTGGCAGTGCTGAAATGA